From one Agathobaculum sp. NTUH-O15-33 genomic stretch:
- a CDS encoding argininosuccinate synthase has translation MEKKYNKVVLAYSGGLDTSVLIPWLKEHYGCEVIAVSGNVGQGTELDGLEEKALKTGASKLYIEDLTREFVDDYIIPTMKAGATYEQYLLGTSFARPIIAKRIVEIALKEGADAICHGCTGKGNDQVRFELAIHAFAPQMDIIAPWRFWELNSREKEIAYAEAHNIPLKINKETNYSKDKNLWHLSHEGLDLELPSNEAPLNRPGFLELGVSPEQAPDQPTYVDIHFEKGVPTAVNGEEMDSVKIIETLNRLGGENGVGILDIVENRLVGMKSRGVYETPGGAVLYAAHQKLEEITLDKETAHYKAQVAMKFGDLVYNGQWYTPLRKALSAFVDSTQETVTGDVKLKLYKGNIMPASVTSPFSLYSEDMATFNEDDCYDQADSAGFINLFGLPLKVRALNDQMLEKKTGEHFPSVD, from the coding sequence ATGGAAAAGAAGTATAATAAGGTAGTACTGGCGTATTCAGGCGGACTGGACACCTCGGTGCTGATCCCGTGGCTGAAGGAGCATTACGGCTGCGAAGTCATCGCGGTATCGGGCAACGTGGGGCAGGGGACCGAGCTGGACGGGCTGGAGGAGAAGGCCCTGAAAACCGGCGCATCCAAGCTGTACATAGAGGACCTGACGCGTGAATTCGTGGACGATTATATCATTCCGACCATGAAGGCGGGCGCTACTTATGAGCAGTACCTGCTCGGCACCAGCTTCGCGCGGCCGATCATTGCCAAGCGCATCGTCGAGATCGCTTTAAAGGAAGGCGCTGACGCGATCTGCCACGGCTGTACCGGCAAGGGCAACGATCAGGTGCGTTTTGAACTGGCCATCCACGCTTTCGCGCCGCAGATGGATATCATCGCGCCGTGGCGTTTCTGGGAGCTCAATTCCCGCGAGAAGGAGATCGCTTACGCGGAAGCGCACAATATCCCGCTGAAGATCAATAAGGAGACCAACTACTCCAAGGATAAGAACCTGTGGCACCTCAGCCACGAAGGCCTCGATCTGGAACTGCCCTCCAATGAAGCGCCGCTGAATCGTCCCGGCTTCCTCGAGCTGGGCGTTTCGCCCGAGCAGGCGCCCGATCAGCCGACCTATGTCGACATTCACTTTGAAAAGGGCGTGCCGACCGCGGTGAACGGCGAAGAGATGGATTCGGTCAAAATCATCGAAACGCTAAACCGGCTTGGCGGCGAAAACGGCGTCGGCATTCTTGATATCGTGGAAAACCGCCTTGTCGGCATGAAGAGCCGCGGCGTGTACGAGACCCCCGGCGGCGCTGTGCTGTACGCGGCGCACCAGAAGCTCGAGGAGATCACCCTCGATAAGGAGACCGCGCACTACAAGGCGCAGGTCGCGATGAAGTTCGGCGATTTGGTTTACAACGGCCAGTGGTACACCCCGCTGCGCAAGGCGCTTTCCGCTTTTGTTGATTCTACACAGGAAACCGTTACCGGCGACGTCAAGCTCAAGCTGTACAAGGGCAACATCATGCCGGCTTCCGTCACCTCGCCCTTCAGCCTGTATTCCGAGGACATGGCCACCTTTAACGAGGATGATTGCTACGATCAGGCCGATTCCGCCGGCTTTATCAATCTGTTCGGCCTGCCGCTCAAGGTGCGCGCGCTGAACGATCAGATGCTCGAAAAGAAGACCGGCGAGCACTTCCCGAGCGTAGACTAA
- the argB gene encoding acetylglutamate kinase, whose translation MYYGQTVVVKYGGNAMINDELKDAVIHDLVLLNLVGIKVVVVHGGGPEINEMLGKIGKESKFVNGLRYTDRETMDIVQMVLCGKVNKDLVTLLEKAGGRGIGLGGMDGGLFQARRLTDRIGTDYGYVGEIVDVDPSPVIDVLQQGYIPVVSTVAQGIDDETNYNINADTAASKLAVALKAKKLILLTDVRGLMLDPKDENTLLPLLKVSEVPKLVRDGVIKGGMIPKVDCCVEAVRKGVGAANIQDGRVAHSILIELLSKVGVGTMFQ comes from the coding sequence ATGTATTACGGCCAGACGGTGGTCGTCAAATACGGCGGCAACGCGATGATCAATGATGAACTGAAAGACGCGGTGATTCACGACCTTGTGCTGCTCAATCTGGTCGGCATCAAGGTGGTCGTCGTGCACGGCGGCGGGCCGGAGATCAATGAAATGCTGGGCAAGATCGGCAAGGAATCCAAGTTTGTAAACGGCCTGCGCTATACCGACCGCGAAACGATGGATATCGTGCAGATGGTGCTGTGCGGCAAGGTCAACAAGGATTTGGTTACGCTTTTGGAAAAAGCGGGCGGGCGCGGCATCGGCCTTGGCGGCATGGACGGCGGCCTGTTTCAGGCGCGCCGCCTGACCGACCGCATCGGCACCGATTACGGCTATGTCGGCGAGATCGTCGACGTCGATCCCTCGCCGGTGATCGATGTGTTGCAGCAGGGGTATATCCCGGTCGTTTCCACCGTGGCGCAGGGCATCGACGACGAGACCAATTACAACATCAACGCCGATACGGCGGCATCCAAGCTGGCCGTCGCGCTGAAAGCGAAAAAGCTGATTTTGCTGACCGACGTGCGCGGCCTGATGCTCGATCCGAAGGATGAAAACACGCTGCTGCCGCTGCTGAAGGTGTCCGAAGTGCCCAAGCTGGTGCGCGACGGCGTGATCAAGGGCGGCATGATCCCCAAGGTGGATTGCTGCGTGGAAGCGGTGCGCAAGGGCGTGGGCGCCGCGAACATTCAGGACGGCCGCGTAGCGCACTCGATCCTGATCGAGCTGCTCTCCAAGGTCGGCGTGGGAACAATGTTTCAGTAA
- the argJ gene encoding bifunctional glutamate N-acetyltransferase/amino-acid acetyltransferase ArgJ — protein MKIIEGGVCAAAGFKAGSVRCGIKESRANDDTAIIVSDCECAAAAVYTMNRVKAAPLYVTMEHLENGVARAIVANAGNANACAPDGMENARRMAKAAADLLQIGEDEIVVASTGVIGQRLPVECIEAHLPELVLEDDASEKANRAIMTTDTKTKTAAVEFTIGGTVCRIGGICKGSGMIHPNMGTMLSFVTTDCAITHEMLQEALQENVRKTYNRVTVDGDTSTNDMCVVLANGKAGNDLIEWQDEDYQTFVKALNEVNTRLARQLAADGEGATKLVTCTVAHSRTEEAAERLAKAVVGSNLVKAAMFGADANWGRVLCAMGYSKAPFRPEYVTVSFVSNAGSVTVCEKGAALDFDEDIAKKVLSESEVTILVDVNEGDEQATAWGCDLTYDYVKINGDYRT, from the coding sequence ATGAAGATCATCGAAGGCGGCGTGTGCGCCGCCGCGGGTTTTAAGGCGGGCAGCGTGCGCTGCGGCATTAAGGAAAGCCGCGCAAACGACGATACCGCAATCATCGTTAGCGACTGCGAATGCGCGGCCGCTGCCGTTTATACCATGAACCGCGTCAAGGCCGCGCCGCTCTATGTCACCATGGAGCATTTGGAAAACGGCGTGGCGCGCGCCATCGTGGCGAATGCGGGCAACGCGAACGCCTGCGCGCCGGACGGCATGGAAAACGCCCGCCGCATGGCAAAGGCCGCGGCTGATCTGCTGCAAATAGGCGAGGACGAGATCGTGGTCGCTTCCACCGGTGTGATCGGCCAGCGCCTGCCGGTCGAGTGCATCGAAGCGCACCTGCCGGAGCTTGTTCTGGAGGACGACGCGTCCGAGAAGGCGAACCGCGCGATCATGACCACCGACACGAAAACCAAGACCGCCGCGGTAGAATTCACGATCGGCGGCACGGTTTGCCGAATCGGCGGCATCTGCAAGGGCAGCGGCATGATCCATCCCAACATGGGCACCATGCTTTCCTTTGTGACGACCGACTGCGCCATCACGCACGAAATGCTGCAAGAAGCGTTGCAGGAAAACGTGCGCAAGACCTATAACCGCGTCACGGTGGATGGCGACACCTCGACCAACGACATGTGCGTCGTGCTGGCCAACGGCAAGGCGGGCAACGACCTGATTGAATGGCAGGATGAGGACTACCAGACCTTTGTCAAGGCGCTGAACGAGGTCAACACCCGTTTGGCGCGCCAGCTCGCGGCGGATGGCGAGGGCGCGACCAAGCTGGTCACCTGCACGGTGGCCCATTCCCGTACCGAGGAAGCGGCCGAACGGCTGGCCAAGGCGGTTGTCGGTTCCAATTTGGTCAAGGCGGCCATGTTCGGCGCGGACGCCAACTGGGGCCGCGTGCTGTGCGCCATGGGGTATTCCAAGGCCCCGTTCCGTCCGGAATACGTCACCGTTTCGTTCGTTTCAAACGCGGGCAGCGTGACGGTCTGTGAAAAGGGCGCGGCGCTTGATTTTGACGAGGATATCGCGAAAAAGGTGCTCTCCGAAAGCGAGGTCACCATTCTGGTTGACGTAAACGAAGGCGACGAGCAAGCGACCGCTTGGGGCTGCGACCTAACGTATGATTATGTGAAGATCAACGGGGACTACCGCACTTGA
- the argH gene encoding argininosuccinate lyase: protein MAKLWAGRFQKETDLVVNDFNSSILFDCRLYKEDIEGSIAHATMLGKQGVIEQHEADKIVEGLTGILSDIEEGKVEFSLDYEDIHMNIEQLLTERIGDAGKRLHTARSRNDQVALDMRLYVKKEISEIIDMTCGFMKALAKKSRENLDAVMPGYTHLQRAQPTTFAHYMMAYANMLKRDVSRLRDCRERMDEMPLGSGALASTTYPIDRDFVREQLGFARLTDNSLDGVSDRDYCVELLSALSILMMHLSRLSEEIISWCSWEFKFVELDDAYSTGSSIMPQKKNPDVCELIRGKTGRVYGSLTTMLTVLKGLPLAYNKDMQEDKEAVFGAIDTVKQCLEVFTPMFSTMSLRRDNMRRAASGGFINATDCADYLTKKGMPFRDAYKTVGRLVNQCIRADETLETMTLKDFSAISDKFSDDVYDALDLRTCVGERKVIGGPAPQEVERQIDKIEKFIAEETGDEA, encoded by the coding sequence ATGGCAAAACTTTGGGCAGGGCGGTTTCAGAAGGAGACCGATCTGGTTGTAAACGATTTTAACTCGTCCATCCTGTTCGACTGCCGGCTATATAAAGAGGATATCGAAGGCTCGATCGCCCACGCGACCATGCTGGGCAAGCAGGGCGTTATCGAGCAGCACGAGGCCGACAAGATCGTAGAAGGCCTTACTGGCATCCTCAGCGACATCGAAGAGGGCAAGGTGGAGTTCTCGCTTGATTACGAGGATATCCACATGAACATCGAGCAGCTGCTGACCGAGCGCATCGGCGACGCGGGCAAGCGCCTGCACACCGCGCGCAGCCGCAACGATCAGGTCGCGCTCGACATGCGCCTTTACGTCAAAAAGGAGATCAGCGAGATCATCGACATGACCTGCGGGTTCATGAAGGCGCTTGCGAAAAAAAGCCGCGAAAATCTGGACGCCGTCATGCCCGGCTATACGCACCTGCAGCGCGCGCAGCCGACCACGTTCGCCCATTATATGATGGCATACGCCAATATGCTCAAGCGCGATGTGAGCCGCCTTCGGGATTGCCGGGAGCGTATGGATGAAATGCCGCTCGGCTCGGGCGCGCTGGCTTCGACCACTTACCCGATCGACCGCGATTTCGTCCGCGAGCAGCTCGGCTTTGCCCGCCTGACCGATAATTCGCTCGACGGCGTGTCCGACCGCGACTACTGCGTGGAGCTGCTTTCCGCGCTCTCTATACTGATGATGCATCTGTCCCGCCTGTCCGAGGAGATCATCTCTTGGTGCTCGTGGGAGTTCAAGTTCGTCGAGCTGGACGACGCTTACTCGACCGGCTCCTCGATCATGCCGCAGAAGAAAAACCCCGATGTGTGCGAGCTCATCCGCGGCAAAACCGGCCGCGTATACGGCAGCCTGACCACGATGCTGACCGTTTTAAAGGGCCTGCCGCTTGCCTACAACAAGGATATGCAGGAGGATAAGGAAGCCGTGTTCGGCGCGATCGACACCGTCAAGCAGTGCCTTGAGGTGTTCACGCCCATGTTCTCCACCATGTCGCTGCGGCGCGACAACATGCGCCGCGCGGCTTCCGGCGGCTTCATCAACGCGACCGACTGCGCCGACTACCTGACAAAGAAGGGCATGCCCTTCCGCGATGCGTATAAGACGGTGGGCCGTCTGGTCAACCAGTGCATCCGCGCGGATGAAACGCTCGAAACCATGACGCTTAAGGATTTCTCCGCGATTTCGGATAAGTTCAGCGACGATGTGTATGACGCGCTCGACCTGCGCACCTGCGTGGGCGAACGCAAGGTCATCGGCGGCCCCGCGCCGCAGGAGGTCGAACGCCAGATCGACAAGATCGAGAAGTTCATTGCGGAGGAAACCGGCGATGAAGCCTAA
- a CDS encoding nicotinate phosphoribosyltransferase, whose amino-acid sequence MTEKNLTMLTDFYEFTMAHGYFEKGMADRRAYFDMFFRRVPDGGGYAIMAGVQQLIEYFKNLHFTEDDLAYLRGRNCFSEAFLDYLRNFKFECDVWAVPEGTPVFPGEPLVTVAGPMIQAQFVETMVLLTINHQTLIATKASRITRAAQGRVVLEFGSRRAQGYDGAIYGARAAYIGGCQGTACVLADRDYKIPAGGTMAHSWVQMFDCEYDAFKAYADIYPDNCVFLVDTYNVLKSGVPNAIRVAREMIEKTGVRPRGIRLDSGDIAYLSIRAREMLDEAGFPDMQIMASNSLDEYLVRDLITQGARIDSFGIGERLITSKSEPVFGGVYKLAAVENGEGDVVPKIKVSENVEKITTPHFKHVYRLFDNQTGKAVGDVITIHDETIDEKRPYTLFHPIHTWKQKIVTDFTARPLRVQLFKKGRCVYKCPDIDDIRAYCAAELETLWDQVKRFENPQTYFVDLSKNLWQVKNQLLESCRI is encoded by the coding sequence ATGACCGAGAAAAATCTCACGATGCTGACCGACTTTTACGAATTTACGATGGCGCACGGCTACTTTGAGAAAGGAATGGCCGATCGCCGCGCTTATTTCGATATGTTTTTCCGCCGCGTGCCGGATGGCGGCGGGTACGCGATCATGGCCGGCGTGCAGCAGCTGATTGAATACTTCAAAAACCTGCACTTCACCGAGGACGACCTTGCCTATCTGCGCGGGCGAAACTGCTTTTCCGAGGCCTTCCTCGATTATTTGCGCAATTTTAAGTTTGAATGCGACGTATGGGCCGTGCCCGAGGGCACGCCCGTTTTCCCCGGCGAACCGCTCGTTACGGTCGCGGGGCCGATGATTCAGGCCCAATTCGTGGAGACCATGGTGCTGCTCACCATCAACCACCAAACGCTGATTGCCACCAAGGCCAGCCGCATCACCCGCGCCGCGCAGGGCCGCGTGGTGCTGGAATTCGGCTCCCGCCGCGCGCAGGGCTACGACGGCGCGATTTACGGTGCGCGCGCGGCCTACATCGGCGGCTGTCAGGGTACCGCCTGCGTGCTGGCCGACCGGGATTATAAGATCCCCGCGGGCGGCACGATGGCGCATTCTTGGGTGCAGATGTTCGATTGCGAATACGACGCCTTCAAGGCTTACGCCGATATTTACCCGGATAACTGCGTCTTTTTGGTCGATACCTATAATGTGCTGAAAAGCGGCGTGCCGAACGCGATCCGCGTCGCGCGGGAGATGATCGAAAAAACGGGTGTCCGCCCGCGCGGCATCCGCCTTGATTCGGGCGATATCGCCTATCTGTCCATTCGCGCGCGCGAAATGCTGGACGAGGCGGGCTTCCCCGATATGCAGATCATGGCTTCCAACTCGCTCGACGAGTATCTGGTGCGCGATTTAATCACGCAGGGCGCGCGGATCGATTCCTTCGGCATCGGCGAGCGGCTCATCACTTCTAAGTCCGAGCCCGTGTTCGGCGGCGTGTACAAGCTTGCCGCGGTCGAAAACGGCGAGGGCGATGTCGTACCCAAGATCAAAGTATCGGAAAACGTTGAAAAGATCACCACGCCGCACTTTAAGCACGTTTACCGCCTGTTTGATAACCAAACCGGTAAAGCCGTGGGCGATGTGATCACCATTCACGACGAAACGATCGATGAAAAGCGTCCCTATACCCTGTTCCACCCCATCCACACATGGAAGCAGAAGATCGTGACCGACTTTACCGCCCGGCCGCTGCGCGTGCAGCTTTTCAAGAAGGGTCGCTGCGTGTATAAATGCCCGGATATCGACGATATCCGCGCCTATTGCGCCGCCGAGCTTGAAACGCTTTGGGATCAGGTCAAGCGCTTTGAGAACCCGCAGACCTATTTCGTCGACCTTTCCAAAAACCTTTGGCAGGTCAAAAATCAGCTTCTGGAAAGCTGCCGCATCTAA
- a CDS encoding VOC family protein, whose product MKYQGCLLAVKDIAASKRFYEKALHQTALMDMGAHVAFEGFSLQQEYAELVGLAADSVKARSHSFQIYFEVADLDEAYAAMKAISGLQWVHEIKEYPWGQRDFRIYDPDMHIVEIAEDMNTVIKRFFRQGLSAEEVAERTMFPLESVRPFAPNLNA is encoded by the coding sequence ATGAAGTATCAGGGTTGTCTTTTAGCGGTGAAGGATATCGCCGCCTCAAAGCGCTTTTATGAAAAAGCGCTACACCAAACCGCCCTCATGGACATGGGCGCGCATGTCGCTTTTGAAGGTTTTTCTCTGCAACAGGAGTATGCCGAACTCGTCGGCTTGGCGGCGGATAGCGTGAAGGCGCGGTCGCACAGCTTTCAAATCTATTTTGAAGTGGCCGATCTGGACGAGGCGTACGCCGCAATGAAAGCCATATCCGGCTTGCAATGGGTGCATGAAATCAAGGAATATCCATGGGGGCAGCGCGATTTTCGGATATATGACCCGGACATGCATATTGTGGAGATTGCAGAGGATATGAATACGGTAATCAAACGCTTTTTCCGTCAGGGCCTATCGGCTGAAGAAGTCGCCGAACGCACGATGTTCCCCCTTGAAAGCGTAAGGCCGTTTGCGCCTAATCTCAATGCATAA
- a CDS encoding helix-turn-helix domain-containing protein has product MIFPNDRQFQLFPSPVGLRNYIQYYNVVFPKSDTFAARYTLMPNACGTLSLAFDGTAVAAELWGASISPVLLGAEPNRYQVLLLISLSPYGLYQITRQSQAALAGKRLSLADIDSALFASLHQAFVRAKTTAELVQRCEKILYERMERPVVSDALLLAAAMIADSHGQAQVNEVARRSGYSERQLNRLFLAQIGMNMKHYARLTRFNYVLKHMQSAPCYFAALSQQAGYFDQAHFDKDFKAISGVTPQEYYKTMSDFYYDGTEIYPTISSKED; this is encoded by the coding sequence TTGATCTTTCCAAATGACAGGCAATTTCAGCTATTCCCCTCTCCTGTGGGGCTGCGGAATTATATCCAGTATTATAACGTCGTATTTCCAAAGAGCGACACGTTTGCGGCGCGGTACACGCTAATGCCGAATGCTTGCGGAACCCTGTCGCTCGCCTTCGATGGGACCGCGGTCGCCGCCGAGCTGTGGGGCGCATCCATATCCCCTGTTTTGTTGGGTGCGGAACCCAACCGTTACCAAGTCCTGCTGCTCATTTCGCTTTCCCCCTATGGCCTGTACCAGATCACGCGTCAAAGCCAAGCGGCGCTCGCGGGCAAACGCCTTTCGCTTGCCGACATCGACAGCGCGCTTTTCGCTTCGCTGCATCAGGCCTTTGTCAGGGCGAAAACCACAGCGGAGCTGGTACAGAGATGCGAAAAAATATTATATGAACGGATGGAGCGGCCAGTCGTTTCGGACGCTTTGTTATTGGCCGCCGCCATGATCGCCGACAGCCATGGACAAGCGCAGGTGAATGAAGTGGCGCGGCGATCCGGTTACAGCGAACGGCAGCTCAACCGCTTGTTTCTTGCCCAAATCGGCATGAACATGAAACACTATGCGCGCTTGACCCGCTTTAACTATGTATTAAAGCATATGCAAAGCGCGCCTTGCTATTTTGCCGCCTTGTCGCAGCAAGCCGGTTATTTCGACCAAGCCCATTTTGATAAGGATTTCAAGGCGATCAGCGGCGTAACGCCGCAAGAGTATTATAAGACCATGTCCGATTTTTACTATGACGGAACGGAGATATACCCTACAATATCCTCAAAGGAGGATTGA
- the argC gene encoding N-acetyl-gamma-glutamyl-phosphate reductase, producing MKPKIYIDGKEGTTGLQIYERLGARDDIELLLIDEDKRKDALERQKFLNAADIVFLCLPDAAAREAVALIENDATRVIDASTAHRTDPDWDYGFAELSAAHRAAIAASKRVANPGCHASGFIASVYPLIAHEIVSADFAFTCSSLTGYSGGGKKLIAEYEDEGRDPRHESHRIYGLNLQHKHLPEMQAVCGLTAPPVFVPILGDFYKGMATTVMLPGFAAARIHEALSGHYEGQALVSVAPLGGDEPVIYASTLAGRDSLRLIVTGNEEQAIVTVLFDNLGKGASGAAVQNMNIMLGLDQTTGLNV from the coding sequence ATGAAGCCTAAGATCTATATCGACGGTAAGGAAGGCACGACCGGCCTGCAAATTTACGAGCGCCTTGGCGCGCGGGACGACATTGAGCTGCTGCTGATCGACGAGGACAAACGCAAGGACGCCTTGGAGCGGCAAAAGTTTTTGAATGCCGCCGATATCGTGTTTCTGTGCCTGCCGGACGCGGCCGCGCGCGAAGCGGTCGCGCTGATCGAGAACGACGCGACGCGCGTGATCGACGCTTCGACCGCGCACCGCACCGATCCCGATTGGGATTACGGCTTTGCCGAGCTTTCGGCGGCGCACCGCGCGGCCATTGCCGCCTCGAAGCGCGTGGCAAACCCCGGCTGCCACGCGAGCGGCTTTATTGCCTCCGTTTATCCGCTGATCGCGCACGAGATCGTATCGGCGGATTTCGCGTTCACCTGCTCGTCGCTGACCGGCTATTCGGGCGGCGGCAAAAAGCTGATCGCGGAATACGAGGACGAGGGACGCGACCCGCGCCATGAATCCCACCGCATTTACGGCCTGAACCTACAGCATAAGCACCTGCCCGAAATGCAGGCCGTGTGCGGCCTGACAGCGCCGCCGGTGTTCGTGCCCATTCTGGGCGATTTCTACAAGGGCATGGCCACCACCGTGATGCTGCCCGGCTTTGCCGCCGCGCGCATCCACGAAGCGCTCTCCGGCCATTACGAGGGGCAGGCGCTTGTCTCGGTCGCGCCGCTTGGCGGGGACGAACCGGTCATCTACGCCTCCACGCTCGCCGGGCGCGACAGCCTGCGGCTGATCGTCACCGGAAACGAAGAGCAGGCCATCGTCACCGTGCTGTTCGACAACCTCGGCAAGGGCGCCTCGGGCGCCGCGGTGCAAAATATGAACATCATGCTCGGTCTGGACCAAACGACAGGATTAAACGTGTGA
- a CDS encoding sensor domain-containing diguanylate cyclase, with protein MASLEQYQNMFRTLPCGICRVALDEEFTLLYANPFYYHIYGYTPENAQEAGFTTVKFILPAIEFRDIHERVMEHVHNKETLFELEYQGVHSSGKSLWLVVRCTYNTAQPDSIVCVVLNIAAHKQLEDRLRMSIKESQIAFELTDKMMYVFDIAERRLILSEKVANTFGLAQITYDVPESIAASGIIAEDSIDEFNRFYHAMIQGIQEGQAVTRKRRKDGSIGWYFAKYTLIYDHNGKPRRAIISGEDITQQREKELTYQKWSQYFKDQEGKTIGYYEYDMTVDQQMEGVGDAPPEYLKSLKTYTGTVLYIAEHFVCEEDREAFYWFFDRNRLLALFYDQHEYDASIEYRRIGKNGLYWVRASVRMVADPYNNHVKLFLMTRNIDLEKREEIKLHRLVEIDEMTGTLKRETFIRKVTEILSRNDYVVRHALIILDIDHFKEHNDAYGHQFGDQVIRETTALVKRSLRKNDLCGRLGGDEFVVFLSNIASIEAMLPRISDLCNELNRPYPGKGNVSCSLGVSFYPHDGITFEELYQHADTALYDAKESGRAVFKIYNQ; from the coding sequence ATGGCATCGCTTGAGCAATATCAGAATATGTTCCGCACTTTGCCCTGTGGAATTTGCCGAGTGGCGTTGGATGAAGAGTTTACATTGCTGTATGCAAATCCGTTCTATTATCACATTTATGGTTATACACCCGAAAATGCGCAAGAAGCCGGCTTTACAACTGTGAAGTTCATTCTCCCTGCTATTGAGTTTAGAGATATCCACGAACGCGTAATGGAGCATGTGCATAATAAGGAAACCTTATTTGAACTGGAGTATCAGGGCGTACATAGTTCAGGTAAATCATTATGGCTTGTGGTACGCTGCACGTATAATACGGCGCAACCCGACAGCATCGTGTGTGTGGTATTAAATATTGCCGCGCATAAGCAACTCGAAGACCGGCTTCGCATGAGTATTAAAGAGAGCCAAATCGCATTTGAGCTCACCGATAAGATGATGTATGTATTTGATATTGCGGAGCGCCGCCTTATCTTATCGGAAAAAGTGGCAAATACTTTTGGACTAGCGCAGATCACATATGATGTGCCGGAAAGCATTGCCGCAAGCGGCATCATTGCCGAGGACAGTATAGATGAGTTCAATCGTTTTTATCATGCAATGATACAGGGAATACAGGAAGGGCAAGCGGTAACGCGGAAAAGAAGAAAAGACGGGTCAATCGGATGGTATTTTGCAAAATATACCCTAATCTACGATCATAATGGCAAACCAAGACGTGCGATCATATCTGGGGAGGATATTACACAGCAGCGCGAAAAAGAGCTGACTTACCAGAAATGGAGCCAGTATTTTAAGGATCAGGAAGGCAAGACCATCGGCTACTATGAATATGATATGACGGTCGATCAGCAAATGGAAGGGGTCGGGGATGCGCCGCCGGAGTATCTAAAGTCGTTAAAGACTTACACCGGGACGGTCCTGTACATAGCGGAGCACTTTGTCTGCGAGGAAGACCGGGAAGCATTTTATTGGTTCTTTGACCGTAACCGCCTTCTGGCGTTATTCTATGATCAGCATGAGTATGATGCCAGCATCGAGTATCGCAGGATCGGGAAAAACGGCCTGTACTGGGTGCGCGCCAGTGTGCGGATGGTTGCCGATCCATACAACAACCATGTAAAACTATTTTTAATGACGCGGAATATCGATCTAGAAAAACGCGAGGAAATCAAATTACACAGGTTGGTTGAAATAGATGAGATGACAGGCACGTTGAAGCGGGAAACCTTTATCCGTAAAGTTACGGAGATTTTATCCAGAAATGATTACGTTGTTCGCCATGCGTTGATTATCTTAGATATTGACCATTTTAAGGAACATAACGACGCATATGGCCATCAATTTGGCGATCAGGTGATTCGTGAAACCACGGCTCTGGTGAAGCGATCATTGCGCAAAAATGATTTGTGCGGAAGATTGGGCGGCGATGAATTCGTAGTTTTTCTAAGCAATATCGCGTCCATAGAAGCGATGCTGCCGAGAATCAGCGATCTCTGCAATGAACTGAACAGGCCGTACCCGGGGAAAGGAAATGTATCTTGCAGCCTTGGTGTTTCCTTCTATCCGCATGACGGCATTACTTTTGAAGAATTATACCAGCATGCCGATACTGCGCTATATGACGCCAAAGAATCCGGCCGGGCAGTGTTCAAAATCTATAATCAATAG